The Montipora capricornis isolate CH-2021 chromosome 3, ASM3666992v2, whole genome shotgun sequence genome includes the window GTTCCCGTACATCAGCAATTGGAAATAGGACTGCAATAGGAAGATGTACCTGTAAACGagaattaaaatcaaattgtcaGTTTTGCACTGAGTGGAAAGCATTTGGGGCTGTCTACCATTTCGTTATTGTGTAAATCTGTTGGGTTAGTCCACCGATCATGCGAtggcgaagaagaagaagaagaagaagaagaagaagaagttgaGGTTAAGATTTTTGTGTATTGTAGTTGCATTATAATATAGCATTCACATTTGAATGATacggaaatacctggaacaaaacgttttcttcCCAAAGGGTTTAAACTAGGTACAAAATTGAGTTAGTCGACTTTGTCTATTGTTGATTTTctcgcaaaacttggtttaaaaatggaCACTTGACGCTGATAGGGACTAGGCCAATTTGAATAAATCTTATATTGTTGGATGGTGGATTCTTGAAGTTAGTTAGTTCACTAGGCATGGGGGAAGAACAAGAATTCTGAAAAGAAGCATTTCAAGTAAACGTATCCGAAGAAATAAACATGTGATTTGCCAAAtatgacatgacttttttcagaaaatgtttAGCTAAGTGAACTGAAGGATATTAATAAATTTCGTTCCCggggtctttttttttcccgtccTCTGTAGagcaagtttttcatttttgcagaaacttgtaaaactgtttgaatctcaGTTGCAAACAAGTATTTCAAAAAGAAGATTTCgctttttgaattttgtcacggcaatctttgtcacagtggcagttgaacctcccgcttgacttcaactcaGTTTCCTTGCCTGCGTGGCTGATTACCACAGAGATATGATAAAAATCTGACCAATCTTGTTTTCTCGGTCCATACTCACGGTGAATTACGGACCAGTGCTTTTCCCCTTAAATCTATGGCCCAAGTGCGAAACGTTGTAATTTACAGTACAGCCCTCGAACTTtattagtaagaggtatgtaatAGGTATGTAAACATAATGAAACAGTTTTGAGAGAAGTTATCGCAAAACTTGTAAGTAACTTGCCTGGATTGGAATCCACCAAAATCAAACATGAAGTAAAAAGTGTGGAATGGCAGGAAACACAATGCATAACAAATAACCACCGCTGACAACATTTTGATGATTCTTTTGGTTGCCTGAGCTTGAGTAAACCCGGGTCTATCGCCGCCTTCCTTGGTTGCCTGACGAAGCTTCAGCCCTATTTTTATGTAGATGATAATCATGATGGGAAGCGGAATAGCATAAGTTAATGCAAAACTACATAACAAGTAAATTTTTGAGTAGGGGAATCCTGTGGGCCATGACTCTTCGCAACGTTCTCCGTTCGGGGAGCTTACAACGTTCACGACTCCCAGAATAGGAAATGCAGGTAGGAGAGCTGTCAACCATATCAGCAACATGATGAGCTTTCCTTGAAGCCTTGTGACGCGCATCCCAAATGGGTGCACGATGGATTGATGTCGATCTGTCGAGAAAGCAGGGAAAATTAGGGATGACATGCGGAGAGCAATAAACAATCGGTTTAATATGTTTTATGTAGAGCAGATGTGGTCTGTATGCACTACCGACTACCACCGTAAAAAGAAATAAGCTGAAATAAACTGATGCTTGTTTATTTAGTCAAAGCAGGGCAGTAAAGAAATTATCGATGGATAACACGCACTCTAACACATAATGTCTCCATTTGCAACGAATGTAAGAGACCTGTATTTTGCGTAAAACTAATGTCCCGTTCACACCAAGccttaaacatgttttgaaggtgtttagttaaacacggtttcaaagtgttttcttctttttatcaTGAATACTGGTTTTTCTTGACTACTAATTTAGCATAGATCAAAGCATGTATTGAAAGTCACCAGAATCTTATGTAGAAGCCAGTCGTACTTTTTTCTGTGagtgattttcattttgttaaacccaggtTAATTAAACATTCTTGTTGGTGTGCCGGATGGGGTATAAGATTATCGGAACAAAGGTTTGGTGGTTACGGGAGAGGAGCTCCATTGCAAATATAGCCGTACTAGAATTGCTTAAAGCTGACCCAACTCACGCACACAGCAAAGACTTACCGACTGAAATCGCCAACATAGTGCCCACAGATCCCATAACAAAACATGGCATGAGAGCTGGGAGTAGTTTGCACATAACTGGACCAAATGGCCAATAGAAATTGAGCTCAAAGTACACGACTGTAAACGGGATACAGAGAAGTCCCACTCCAAGATCAGCCACTGCAAGATTAGCGATCAGAAAACCCGTCACTGCAAACAAATAACACTTAAACATCTCAATAAAAGTCAGGAGCTCGTTGCTAGGCACGTAAAATGCATTGTTTAGCAACATTCAATCAGAGCGTGACGGTTGCTCCTTGGCACACGAAATCCCAGCTTCGAAAGCTGCATTTCTCGAAAATTATTTGGCGGTTAGCGCTTGGATTTTGAATGGATCTTCAATTGAATGGCAGGAGGAAAAGCGTcaacctttcagtttatctggtgttcgatttgaaaggcgggcgattctaatttctgggtgaaaatcggcttgacgctggagcggtcgaaaatgagctttccacccttgtctccttctgaggacgtgtagtaacagtcaaaggaaaacccaccaaatcgctcaaattcaccattttcagccgcagaaatgacaatacacaacaaccGAGGTAggtttacgtttattttgagctttaacattgtcatttctcgatgtaagtttactataTAATATTAGgtctcttcaatatttcccatacatttctttatatttcgaacatacaaacagacatactgtttgtgtgggctccctgtgGGCAGGATGGTCTCCTTTTACAAACCGAGTCATTTTCCAAACTCATTTTCCGGCGAAAACCACTCCTTTCCAGCCAAATACAAGCCTCAGTTTATCAATTATTAACCGTCGGATTAAGAGTACTCACTCTTGCAATGTAAAACCAATTTACTTTTACCTATTTGCGtctacaataacaacaacaacaataacaacaacaacaataacaacaacaacaatgatgatgatgatgatggctaCGGTTTAAGAGATCAAATTAAGGTAATCATCAGGAAAAGTTTTGAAAGATTAACCCGATTGTGGGTGGTCCGATATTGGAGCCTGACTTCAACATAAGTAACAACGAAGCGATTTTTCCCTGTAAAAGGAGGGAAGAAGCCAAAGAAACACCTTAGTATaagccacaaaaaaaaaaaaaaagattactaAGAAGAAATCTGCAAAACGCTTTCCGCAGCGGGGAACAAATAGAATATTTTTTCTTCGTCGGCAGTGAAATGGCAAAAGACCGTTGGGGTTTCTGGGTGTCATTTGAATCGTTAAAAATCTTGACCAGTTCTACTTCGCTTCCATATCTTTTAAAGAGTTGCTCAAAAAGAGCTTAAGTTGAGTCAAACAACGCAAGTTTCACCCCGTCGTTCGCTTGTTTTCcattaataatatacattaattaaaaaaattcagtgtATTCAGCGGTAAGTGAAACAACTGCAGGCaagttgattggctgagagctcGTCAGTCAATCCCAAACAGAAtaaagaaaagtgaaattagtactatatcctcactgcattcccattaagttatgggaagagtcCGCGACTGATGAGGCAGTAGGCATACAACGAGGATATTGGCAGATAGGAGCTTGGTCAACCGTCACCAGGGGAGTCGGGCAGGTCCCAAAAGACGACTGTCTTTGTAGAGTACAGGACGAAAAAACCACGCTCCAAGCGGAGAGACCAAATTTAAATTCCAAATGGCGCAATAGTCTACAAAGCATTACTGGCGCTATAGCACGGGCGAAAACGGGGGAATGCGATGGAATAACGCATGCTTTGCCAtaagctaattaattatgcagtgagaatagtgcAGGTATTATAAGGCTAAAAGTTTGCATGTATATCATTAACAACAAATAGcatgatttttctcatgcaatttggaataaataagcacttgtaaagcCCTACGGTCTCGTGCAaatttgttcgtctttgaaaaaatttactgtGCTTGTTTATTCCAAACTAAACTCAAAATTACAGTTGGCTTTTCCCTGATCGCTTCCATGTTGGtgggacaaaaacaaaagatctctcgcTAGCTCTTTTTGTTCGTCTGCCAGCAATTGCATATTACAACATTATTATTTGTGTCTCTAGAGTTTTCTGCAAACCACCTATACAAACTACATATCAGTGTAAACGCCATAAAGCAGAAAGAAAACCACACATGGACTGAATGGAATCGGTAATGAATGCCCGTTTTGAAATAAGCCAGGGTAAAACTAAATATTTTCAGTTTCCAAGTTGCGAAACCACGTCTCTACAATTCCGAAGCAGAAGCTGGAACTAGGCTTTGGTAGATTGTGCCCGAAACAAAAAGTATATTTATGCTTTTAGCAGTGCTCATAATTTTTAGAAATTATGCCACAATTATGCTACGTTCTGAAAATTATGCTCTCTGTTACCGAAATTATGCTACTTAGATCTTGAGTAAAATAAAGATCACCAGTAGCTTAACTCTATCAATTCTGACTTCAATTAACATTCATATAGTCCACCTTCCAGTCTTACAGTCTTTAGCATCGCAAATACGCATGTGCGCAACTCAAAAAGCCAAATGATTAACAAATGCTATCAAAATCAACCGTTTCTGGGTTCTGAATCCGGGTCAGAAGTTTTAGCCCGCATACTTGTTTTAGACACCATCCAAGCAGAGCCCTCAGTTCAGTACAAAGACAACTATGCATGTTGTTAATCTCTGTGTTATCGGTTATTGTACTGAAGCATTACGCAAGCCTGTAAATAGtccacaagagcatgctctgGTGAATCGTTAAACAATGAGTTAAGAATAGAGAATACTCGTTCAGCGGCTGCAGACGAGGGCTGCACCAGCAGAACCTTCATAACTGTAGACGACCAATGGGGTAGGTTATCACTGAGATTGTTGGTCGTATGCTGGAAGTAGTTGTAATCGAGGACGACGCCATCTTTGATCTGTGGCCTGAGGGGCCAAGCCGCCGAGCCATAAGCGTGGTGGCTTGAGGAGAGTCATGCACAGGAAAAACCTGGTCTGCCAGACCATATTTGACCATTGGCCTCAGCACATACCTcaacattttccaaaaacaataCAGAAATAGAACACAAACTGAATTATTCTAGAACTATGATGgggattttttgttttcaacgcaTAAACGCTCGGATTATGCTCGTTTAGCTAAATTATGcttaaaattatgctagcacaatctaCCAAAGCCTAGCTGGAACTGATTGCAATTATAGTAAGCTTGCCCATCCGTAAAGGGATGAATATATCAATATTCAACCCCTTCGCCTTAAAGATATCAACAGGCACAACTTTGATACTGATCTCAGCTCTGATGCTGCAGTTTCAGCGTATGAAATAACAACAAAGGAAACGAGCAAACGGTGTAGCTTCTCTTAGGTTGAAATCCCTAGCCTGTGTAGCAGTGGCGGTTCTGATCTTGAGCCGTGAAGCCCCGAGAAGGCTGGGAAGGGGATTCTTCCTTTTCCCCGCCCCAGCCTTTTCTCGCCGCCCCAAATCTCTAGCACTCTGCAACaacagatcgttttcacgtgacgtcatcattttctaaaatccaaaactaaagagccacgaaagtttttatcctcatcaggcataagaggcggtaaatttgtatccatttgcaattttaaagctcaatagcgtgcttcgtttggaaaccagagcattttgaatttctgagttatagcggtgcgtgacacgaggcgacgatcaagtttattgagaaatatatatttatctcatggttttgagcctttttagcacttaaagcattaggaaaagtgcttaagtaaatagctgtctgttcagtacagatgatcactcgcctagatagccaaagtaagtaacagatgttgacactattttccggccgccatattggtgcaccacagatgtgcaccaacatggcgttttcatactgggctctgtaaatttctgcgaaacatttcgacgaatatctgaagtttggggaaacgcacgggcctaaaacttggagaagtgtcttcttcatttatcttctacaacatcacgaattcttgactttttccaccggatggttttcgttttttttatttattgcgtgacagtgaaaacgatctatagatcGAGAAACCGCTAGCTACGCGGGCTATGAAGTTCCTTGTCAGGAGGACGCAGTAAATCATACTCTAACTGTATGCAATTTACCTTTAACCATTGTCGGTCATGGTCTTACACCTAAAAAACACTCCTTTTTCCTGTTTTCCTTGTTATCCAAGGGCttaaaaaatgatgaaaaagcgCAGGCTGGAAAAGACGCTGCCAATTGAAAGTTTAGCTGTCGCCGCAAAGACTTATATTCACGGAGCTTAACTAATGCAGTAACCACCAGTGTTTACCTTTGGACAGAAAACTTGTGAATGCTTTGTCTTTGAAAACTAAATGATGAAAGGCCATGTAAGCTCTCTTATCGTCGTCTTGGATTGAAAAATGTCAATAGGAACAATAGCTTCAAGAATGTACTTCTCACTATTCACCAAAGAGGTGACGcatctgttcttttgtttattgaATCAATCAATGCGTTACTCAAAATGATGCAATCACAAGTGAGACCCTCCATGATAATTAAGTTGACGATGTTAGCGATGCTTGTAAAAACACTGCAAAGACATGTTGGAGGGGTTGCTGTCGATTGCATTAACATTTGTTGTAGATTGCCGTTTTGATAAGGAACCCTGATGGAACAGAGGAAGGCGAAGTCAACCAGAGTACGTCATTTATTATACTATGCGGCGAATTcgcgtttttcaaaaaaaaaatgtttcattaTTCCTGTTTGATTAACCTCTATAAACTAGCCGAACTATTCAGGAATTAAATTGAGAGGAACAGTCATGTGGAAATTGAAATTCGCTGTTTATATTAATCACGTTTCCCATATACAACTTGAAATTCGGTTATTTTATAACTAAATTTTAGCCAGTTTCTATAAGACTGGTGACACAAGCAGTATTCAGCGCAAATGTAAACCTTCGTTGTTCAAATGAATGCCGTTTTTACCGCAAATAGAAGTAAAGTTATGGAATTACAACCATTCCTTTCGGTCTTAGTAAAAGGTGTAGTAAAAATATTCAGGTTTACAAAGCAcgcgtttctttaatttcatcCCCTTTCAAGCATCTCTTTttatgaaatttaaactgaaaatgGGTATGGTCCAAATAACACTTACCTGTGTGTAGTTCACGAGTTTTGTAAACTACGAAGATAACAAGAGCGTTTCCAGCAGTCGCCAACAAGAATATAACCACGTAAACTGTCAAACGAAAAATCCGAAGTCCAAGTGGTTCTGCGACGTAGTCCATTTGGGGTGTCCCTTCAGATAGATTTCCGAGGGAGTCATTCATTATTGTCGAAAGATGTGGCGATAAAAACTCTTGTGTCTTGAATTATTAAGTGAGATAAGATGTGTATGTTAAATGTCTGATCCGAATTCCCCCATGAGTGTATTGCGCCAGAAATTACACCTCTTTGGCGGGACCTCATTACAGTCCTCAAACCTTTTACCAATGTGCTGTCATTTTGT containing:
- the LOC138042315 gene encoding neuropeptide FF receptor 2-like isoform X4, translating into MVKVTGFLIANLAVADLGVGLLCIPFTVVYFELNFYWPFGPVMCKLLPALMPCFVMGSVGTMLAISVDRHQSIVHPFGMRVTRLQGKLIMLLIWLTALLPAFPILGVVNVVSSPNGERCEESWPTGFPYSKIYLLCSFALTYAIPLPIMIIIYIKIGLKLRQATKEGGDRPGFTQAQATKRIIKMLSAVVICYALCFLPFHTFYFMFDFGGFQSRYIFLLQSYFQLLMYGNSATNPVLYAFLGDQFKKGFKRAIGKGSRRGFRSYPQRTFSTRTSTM
- the LOC138042315 gene encoding neuropeptide FF receptor 2-like isoform X3 codes for the protein MAFHHLVFKDKAFTSFLSKVTGFLIANLAVADLGVGLLCIPFTVVYFELNFYWPFGPVMCKLLPALMPCFVMGSVGTMLAISVDRHQSIVHPFGMRVTRLQGKLIMLLIWLTALLPAFPILGVVNVVSSPNGERCEESWPTGFPYSKIYLLCSFALTYAIPLPIMIIIYIKIGLKLRQATKEGGDRPGFTQAQATKRIIKMLSAVVICYALCFLPFHTFYFMFDFGGFQSRYIFLLQSYFQLLMYGNSATNPVLYAFLGDQFKKGFKRAIGKGSRRGFRSYPQRTFSTRTSTM
- the LOC138042315 gene encoding neuropeptide FF receptor 2-like isoform X2; translated protein: MNDSLGNLSEGTPQMDYVAEPLGLRIFRLTVYVVIFLLATAGNALVIFVVYKTRELHTVADLGVGLLCIPFTVVYFELNFYWPFGPVMCKLLPALMPCFVMGSVGTMLAISVDRHQSIVHPFGMRVTRLQGKLIMLLIWLTALLPAFPILGVVNVVSSPNGERCEESWPTGFPYSKIYLLCSFALTYAIPLPIMIIIYIKIGLKLRQATKEGGDRPGFTQAQATKRIIKMLSAVVICYALCFLPFHTFYFMFDFGGFQSRYIFLLQSYFQLLMYGNSATNPVLYAFLGDQFKKGFKRAIGKGSRRGFRSYPQRTFSTRTSTM
- the LOC138042315 gene encoding neuropeptide FF receptor 2-like isoform X1, with the protein product MNDSLGNLSEGTPQMDYVAEPLGLRIFRLTVYVVIFLLATAGNALVIFVVYKTRELHTVTGFLIANLAVADLGVGLLCIPFTVVYFELNFYWPFGPVMCKLLPALMPCFVMGSVGTMLAISVDRHQSIVHPFGMRVTRLQGKLIMLLIWLTALLPAFPILGVVNVVSSPNGERCEESWPTGFPYSKIYLLCSFALTYAIPLPIMIIIYIKIGLKLRQATKEGGDRPGFTQAQATKRIIKMLSAVVICYALCFLPFHTFYFMFDFGGFQSRYIFLLQSYFQLLMYGNSATNPVLYAFLGDQFKKGFKRAIGKGSRRGFRSYPQRTFSTRTSTM